From the Mycobacterium sp. 155 genome, the window CGTCGACGACGATGGAGATCCCGACGCCGATCACGCGCGTCATCTGCTTATCCGGTTGGCTGTCGCGGCGGTACTGTTCGTGCCGCTCGCCGACCTGTCGGTGATGTTCGCCGTGGTGCCGAGCACGCGCTTCACCGGCTGGGCCTGGGTGCTCACCGCGCTGGCACTGCCGGTGGTGACCTGGGCGGCGTGGCCGTTCCACCGGGTGGCACTGCGCAATGCCCGGCATCGCAGCGCTTCGATGGAAACGCTCATCTCGGTCGGCATCACCGCGGCCACTATCTGGTCGCTCTACACGCTGTTCAGCACCCACCACAGCACCGACCGGCGCGGCATCTGGCAGGCGCTGCTGGGCAGCGATGCCATCTACTTCGAGGTGGCTGCCGGGGTCACGGTGTTCGTGCTGGCCGGCCGGTACTTCGAGGCCCGCGCCAAGTCGAAGGCGGGCGGGGCGCTGCGGGCGCTCGCGGCGCTGTCCGCCAGGGATGTCACGGTGCTGCACGCCGACGGCTCGGAGATGCTCATCCCGGCCGACGAACTCAAAGAGCAGCAGCGCTTCGTGGTGCGCCCGGGGCAGACCATCGCCGCCGACGGTCTGGTGATCGAGGGCTCCGCGGCCGTCGACATGAGCGCCATGACCGGCGAGGCCAAACCGGTGTGGGCCGATCCAGGTTCCAACGTCGTCGGCGGCACCGTGGTGCTCGACGGCCGACTGATCGTCGAGGCCGCGGCGGTCGGCGCCGACACCAGGTTCGCCGGCATGGTTCGCCTCGTCGAGGAAGCCCAGACACAGAAGGCCAACGCGCAACGCCTCGCCGACCGTGTCGCGTCGGTGTTCGTGCCCACGGTATTCGTGCTGTCGGCGCTGACGGCCAGTGCGTGGCTGCTCGCCGGCAGTGGAGGGGACCGGGCATTCTCGGCGGCGCTCGCGGTGCTGGTCATCGCATGCCCGTGCGCGCTCGGTCTGGCCACGCCGACGGCCATGATGGTCGCGTCCGGCCGCGGCGCCCAGCTCGGCATCTTCCTCAAGGGCCATCAGTCGCTGGAGGCCACCCGCGCCGTGGACACCGTGGTCTTCGACAAGACCGGCACCCTGACGACGGGCCGGTTGAGCGTCACCACGGTGGTCGCGGTGCCGGGGTGGCGTCCCGAGGATGTGCTGGCCCTGGCGGCGACCGTGGAATCGGCATCCGAACACGCCGTGGGGCTGGCCATCGCGACCGCCGGTGGCCGCGGCGAGCCCGTGGAGGATTTCCGCGCGGTTGCCGGCCGCGGTGTCAGCGGCAACGTAGCCGGCCGGGCCGTGCGGGTGGGTAAACCGTCGTGGATCGCCCCGCAATGCGATTCACCGACCCTGACCACGGGGCGTCACAACGGTGAATCACGCGGTGACACTGTAGTTTTCGTCGAGGTCGACGGCGAGCCGTGCGGAGTCATCGCGGTGTCCGACGCCGTCAAGGACTCAGCCGCGGACGCCGTCGCCGCACTGCACCAGCGGGGACTGCGCACGGTCCTGCTGACCGGCGACAACCCGGCGGCGGCCGCCGCGGTCGCCGCGCGCGTGGGCATAGACGAGGTGATCGCCGACGTCCTGCCCGAGGGCAAGGTCGACGTCATCGAGCAATTGCGCGACCGTGGCCGCGTCGTGGCGATGGTCGGCGACGGCATCAACGACGGACCGGCGCTGGCCTGCGCCGATCTCGGCATGGCGATCGGCCGCGGTACCGACGTCGCGATCGGCGC encodes:
- a CDS encoding cation-translocating P-type ATPase, with amino-acid sequence MSSSAPVRDDTVSTQRVQLDVTGMSCAACANRVEKALNKVPGVRASVNFATRVATIDTDEQTGAQELCEVVQRTGYEATPRQAGVDDDGDPDADHARHLLIRLAVAAVLFVPLADLSVMFAVVPSTRFTGWAWVLTALALPVVTWAAWPFHRVALRNARHRSASMETLISVGITAATIWSLYTLFSTHHSTDRRGIWQALLGSDAIYFEVAAGVTVFVLAGRYFEARAKSKAGGALRALAALSARDVTVLHADGSEMLIPADELKEQQRFVVRPGQTIAADGLVIEGSAAVDMSAMTGEAKPVWADPGSNVVGGTVVLDGRLIVEAAAVGADTRFAGMVRLVEEAQTQKANAQRLADRVASVFVPTVFVLSALTASAWLLAGSGGDRAFSAALAVLVIACPCALGLATPTAMMVASGRGAQLGIFLKGHQSLEATRAVDTVVFDKTGTLTTGRLSVTTVVAVPGWRPEDVLALAATVESASEHAVGLAIATAGGRGEPVEDFRAVAGRGVSGNVAGRAVRVGKPSWIAPQCDSPTLTTGRHNGESRGDTVVFVEVDGEPCGVIAVSDAVKDSAADAVAALHQRGLRTVLLTGDNPAAAAAVAARVGIDEVIADVLPEGKVDVIEQLRDRGRVVAMVGDGINDGPALACADLGMAIGRGTDVAIGAADIILVRDNLDVVPLALDLAAATMRTIRVNMVWAFGYNVAAIPIAAAGLLNPLIAGAAMAFSSFFVVSNSLRLRNFGR